The Moorena producens PAL-8-15-08-1 genomic interval TGAAGCTGAGTTAATTGATTTTGGTATTCCCCTCAAGGATATTTGGTCCATTTTAGGTGAGCCACCAGATTTGCTCAGAGTAACAAAAACTGTTGCGAAAGAGTTTTTGCCTTTACCTCGCCCTAAGGTAACTCATAAGTACCAACAGGGACATCTGTTGCTGATTTGTGGCTCTAGACAGTATTCAGGGGCAGCAATTTTGGCGGGATTAGGGGCTCGGGCTAGTGGGGTGGGGATGCTTTCCATGGCAGTACCGGAGTCTATCAAACTGCTAGTGGTCAGTCACTTGCCAGAAGCAGTGGTAATTGGTTGCCCAGAAACGACGGCGGGTGCGATCGCATTTTTGCCTGAGTTAGTGTTAGAGAAGTTACACCAACCCTCTGGTAGCTATCACGCTTCAAATCAGACTTATAATGCGATCGCATGTGGTCCTGGTTTAACAAAGGATGCTAAGGATATAGTGCAAGGGGTTTTAGCTGCCCCATGCCCAATCGTCTTGGATGCGGATAGTTTAAATATCCTGGCGGAACTGATCACTATTCCCACTTTGTTGAAGCGTCCAGGCCAGACAGTGTTAACCCCTCATGTCGGAGAGTTCCGACGTTTATTTCCTGATTCCGCAGAACTGTTACCGGATCGAGTCAAGGCCGTGCAGAAGGCATCCCAACTGAGTCGGTCTGTGGTGTTGTTAAAAGGAGCCAGGAGTGCGATCGCAAATCCTATGGGCTCGGTGTCCCTAATTCCTGAAAGTACACCAGCTCTAGCCCGAGGTGGCAGTGGGGATGTGCTCACGGGACTAGTGGGAGGTTTGATGGCTCAGCCACTCCTGTCTGAGCATCCTTTGGAGGCAATAGTGGCAACGGCAGCCTGGTGGCATGCCCAAGCGGGCATTTTAGCCGCTCAGGAGCGGAGTGAGTTGGGGGTCGATGGGGGGACCTTGGCGGAGTTTTTGATGACAGTGGTGAAAGGGAAGAGGGAATAGGGAGTAGGGAATAGGGAACAGGGAATAGGCAAGAGGCAAGAGGCAAGAGGCAAGAGGCAAGAGGGAAAACTAATCTGACTCCCGATCTCCCCATCTCCCCATCTCCCCATCTCCCCATCTCCCCACACTCCCGACTCCCGACTCCCGACTCCCCATCTCCGCACACTCCCTGCTCCCTGCTCCGAAGTCCCTGCTCCCTGCTCCCTCTTCTTAACTAGTGAGGGGGCCTGGGGGACTTATAGCTCCCCCAGACAGATAGAGAGGGTTCGACGCCCTCTCTATCTGTATTTACCATGGTCTTTTTCTGTGGTAAAATAAGATTATGTTAATGATGAACTATACATACAGGATTTACCCGAGCCAAGATCAACAACAGATCATCAAGGAATGGCTTGAGACTTGTAGACGAGTCTATAACTACTCATTAAGAGAGTTAAAAGACTGGATTGCAAGTCGTAAATGTCCTGTGGATAGGTGTTCTTTGCAGAGTGAGTACATAATCCCTGCCGATACACCATTCCCCAGTTACCATCGTCAGCAAAACAATCTACCCAAAGCCAAGAAAACTAATCTGTTTATGTCAAGGGTGCATTCCCAGGTGTTACAAACAACTATTAGAAGGTTGCATGACTCATGGGAAGCAATGAGTAAGCGAGGATTTGGTTTTCCAAGATTCAAAAAAAAGGGTCAGTACAAGTCGTTTTTGTTCCCACAATTCAAGTCAAATCCAGTTCAAAACGAACATATCAAACTTCCTAAAATTGGCCTGGTTCCTATTCGGCTTCATAGAGAAATACCAGAAGGATTCCAGGTCAAACAGGTCAGAGTCTTAGCTAAGGCTAGACAGACACAATGGTATGTTGTTATATCGATAGCATTGGATGTGGATATTCCTGATCATCCTGCTGTAGGCAGGGCAATTGGAATTGACCTTGGATTAGAGAAATTCCTGACAACTTCAGATAATTTTACGGTTGAACGACCTAAGTTTTTCAAGTCAATGCAAAGCAAGCTGAAATTGCTGCAACGCAGAGCAGCTAGAAAGAAAAAGCGTTCTAATAACCGGGAAAAAGCCGAACTAAAGGTAGCCAGATTACATCAAAAAATAGCAAATTCTCGCAAAGACTTTCATCTAAAAACAGCACATTTGCTCTGCGATCAAGCTCAGACAATCTTTGCTGAAGATCTCAACACAATAGGGCTCAATCGAGGAATGCTAAGGAAAGATTGCATTGATGCATCTTTTGGTCAATTCTTAGATCTCCTCAAATGGGTAGCTTTCAAACGTGGGTGTTACTTTCAGCGAGTAGACCCACGTGGAACCAGCCAGACTTGTCCTGAGTGTCAGATCACAGTAAAGAAAGATTTGAGGGTTAGAGAACATTTTTGTCCTAAATGCGGCTACAGGACACATAGAGATCATGCAGCCGCTCAGATGGTGAGATGGCGAGGATTAGAATTAGTACCCGTGGACAATTCGGGAAATGGAAACAGCCTGTCAAGTAGTCGATCTGTCGGGGGAGAAATCCTAGATAAGTGGCTTTGGGCAGGAATACCTATTTGTGAGAATGGGAACCCTACACTATACGCTTCGCTAAGCGTGTAGGAGGATGTCACGAAATTAAACCTAGAGCTTTCTCTTTAATTTGCTCTTCATCAATCTTTTCTTTGAGTTCACTATCTGTATATCTGCCTTCTAAGGCTTCTAATGCTGCTTTTTTTAGGGCTGTCTCAAAGGCATCGGTTAAAATTTCTAATAATTCCTCTTGATTGGCATAACATCCTCCTGATTTTCGCCGTTTGTTCACTCGTTTAATGGTTTTGCTGGCATTATAAATCGAAAATTCCCAAGAGCGGGTAGTGCGTTTTTCTACCTCTTGCTTTATTAAATGTAATAGTAAAATTACTGCATAGCTATAAATTTTATTTAATTTATCCTCCCTTGACATTTCTTCTAGTTCATCAACAATTTCTAAGGCTTTATGATAGTTTCTTTCTTCAATGAGTTGACGTAATAATGTTAATTCTTCCATATCCTAGGTTGATGGGAGTAGGGAATCGGGAGTCGGGAATCGGGAGTCGGGAATCGGGAGTCGGGAATCGGGAGTTGGGACTATCAGAAAATTATAGCTATTAATTTATCATAACTACTCTAGAAGAGCCGACTTTTTTAATTAAGCAGCTATTATTCGAGCACTTCATCAGCCATCTGCACAATCTCTCTATACAAGCGATCGCTAACTCTAAATCCGGCTTGATTGATTAGATCATCGACAATCGGTTTCACTGCTGTAATCAATCCCTGTTTCTTGGCAGCTAAAAGTACTCCCAGAATACCTGTAAATTTTAATCCAAACCGAGATGCAATTACTCTTGCTTGATAATCATCAATCAGTAATCGATTGGCGTTGAGTTCAATTGCTAAAGCGATCGCTTCAGATTCTCCTGCATCAATTTCAAGCCTAAGTTCTGCAACCAAGCTACGATTCGTAGCTTGTCGAGTCTGAATCCAGGATAGAGTTTGCACTTCTTTCGACCCTGGAACCTCGTATGCTAGATCTACCATCTCATTGTAAACCGCTTGAGGAATTATCAACACTCCATAGAGCTGCCGCAGTAGATCAATTTTTTGAATCGCTGATAAATTAGTAATGGGTGATGTGTTACTAACCACGATCATATATCGCCCAATTCCTTCAATGTTTGAATGTCTTGTTGAAAATCTTCACGGTCATAATTGATACAAATGCTCCGATTAGAGAGTGCTTGTTGAAACTCAATTAGGTGCATCCCAGCTAGCTCACGGGCTTTACCAATACTAATTCTTTTCTGTTTATATAGCATAATGGCAATCTCAAGCTTCAAATCGGCTGCCGATAGTTTAGCAGCTTGCAACAACTCATCAGAAATTACAACACTCATAACCGACTCAGCATTTTCAACCCATTGTTTTGATTGTAGCCCAATGCCCACCTATTCAGAAGCGTCAACTTATCCAGGTATTGGCGGACTATCAGCCGATTCTTCACTTTCGGATTTTCTTTGCTTTTGGAGCAAGAACTCAGCAAAGTCAAACACTAATTGACGTTGCTTTGGCGACAATACCTGCAAAACTGCCAGCACATCATGTGGAATTACCATCGGTGGGGATTTTGATGTTCCCATAGACTACTCCTATATAGCACTACCCATTAAGATGTTTGACATTGTCAGCGATGCAAAGCGCGAGTGGGGGAAACCACGGCAGTCGCTCATGGTTAGAAGTTACCGTAAGACAGGCTCGCCTTGTCTTGATGCAGTCGCTCATGGGGGAAACCCCCAAGACCGCGCAAATCACGCTAATCAATAAGTTTTACTCCTTTTCTGCATAGCCTACCAACCATAAAGGCTCAACGTAATCAGGTTTCGTCTCCGGGGAAACCCCCAAGACCGCGCTGCCTCCCCAAGACCGCGCTGCATCGCTTCTAAACTCCGAAACCTACTCCTAGCTTACTTTTGACTTCTGACTTCTCACTTCTGACTTGCGCGTAGCGCTATAAATCATCGGGATTTATCCCAAGGGTACGCAATTTTTCTGCCAATCGTTCTGCCCGTTCTGCTGAAGTCTCAATCCAATTACCAGCTCCATCATACCAACGCAGCCACAACCCTTCTGTTTCTTGATATTTCCCCTGCCATACTCCTAACCCTAATTCCAGTTCTGGAATCCAAAATTTGGGCTCAGAAAGCTCTGCTTCGTGATACTGAGTGACAATTAATTGAAACAGGTGCAGCTGGTTTTCATAGCGGTCAAAAACTACATAGTAAGGAATGCGCATATATTGTTCATAAACTTGCCATTTGGTTGGTGGCTGTTTGACAGACTTCAAGGTTTGTCCTAAATCTTCAGCTTCGGTACCTGGTGATAGGAGTTCCACTACCAAAAATGGCGCTCTTCCTTCCTGCCAAACCACATAATTCCAGCGCAGGTCTTCTTGTTTTTCAGCAGGAGTTACATCCAATACCAGAAACCAATCTGGTCGCTTATGCCATAAGTGATGACGACTGTCGTAATATACATTCAGGTTTGTAGCAATGAACATTTCCTGCCTAGAATAGTTGGGAGGTTGGCAGGTTTCTCGCAATAGCTGGGGTTGGAAGTCGTGAAATTCGTCAGGCAAACCAGGCTCCTTTGGGTCTTCACGGGGTGGGTCAGTTTGGTACATGATCTTCTTTAATAACCTATGGGTGTCTAGTAACAATTTCATCAAGAAGCCGATTGCTGATTAATTTGTTGAATTTGTTTATTGGTCATCATCAGTGGATCGTTTTCTCCTAACCAAAACTCATCTGGTAAAGGCTGATTGACCTTTGGTCACGCTACGCGAACGAAATCTTCACTTATCTCAACAAGACCTGCATGAAGCCCAAAAACACGAGGTGGTAATGGTGAACTAGAAGCCGATTCTTCGGTTTCCGATTTTCCTTGTTTTTGGAGTAAAAACTCAGCAAAGTCATAAACCAATTGACGTTGCTCTGGTGACAATTCCTGCAAAACTGCGAGCAAATCGGTTACTGAATTTGATTCTTCCCGGATCACAGTTAGTTTTTCCATCAAATCATCATATGTGGGATCATTAGCAAATATTCCCGCATATCTCATCTGAGGCGTAGTTGCATTTGGCTGAAGGTCTAAATTTAGCTCAATAGTCACAAATTTACCCTTAATTAATTGTGCTTCTAGGGCAGATTTTACCTTCAAAATTGCTTCTGACTCCGTCCTGCCCTCAACCGTTAAATTTGGCATACCAATGACTGATGCCACAAACTTATCGTCGGATTGACTCTGAACAAAAACTTGATACTGCATGATGCGTTTTATCCGATTATTTGAGTTTATTTAGAATGAAGAATTAATTCTACATTCTTAATTCTTCATTCTAAATATTCTTCTTCACCAATCGGATTAGGGATATCAAAAATAATCACAAATTCAGCCTCGGGCATCAGGCGTTTAAGGGCTGTCATATGACCCTCCGCATTGGAGCGGTTACGAAAACGAGCGACAACGACTCGTTGCATCTGTGGTAACAAGCGAACGATTGCCCATGGGTATAGGCGTTGACTGTAAGACATAATGAAATTACCTCCTTTTGAGTGGGAGACCCAGAGCCAGCCCGTGACGCTCTAACATCTGTGGGCTGGCTCTTCACTTATCTCCTTTTGAGTGTTCCCTCTTATATAATAGCATAAAAATCGCACAATTATAACATATTTTGAAAATTTTTGTAACAATTTGGTGAGGGAGTAGGGAGTAGGGTGTAGGGTATAGGGTGTAGGGTGTAGGGTATAGGGAGTAGGGTGTAGGGTGTAGGGTGTAGGGAGTAGGGAGTAGGGTGTAGGGTGTAGGGTGTAGGGTGTGTGGGAGTGTGGTAAAAAATCCTATTTACCTAACTTTTGATAATAATGATGATTATTAATGGCATTAAATAGTGCGGCATTTCGAGATCACAGCTAGATGCGATCGCATTTCGAGATCACAGCTAGATGCGATCGCATTTCGAGATCACAGCCAGATGCGATCGCATTTTCGAGACCACAGCTAGATGCGATCGCATTTCGAGATCACAGCCAGATGCGATCGCATTTTCGAGACCACAGCTAGATGCGATTGACCGAAACTCACGCTAAGCGATCGCATTTACCCATCACAGCTAGATGCGATCGCTTTTACTGACCAAAGCTAGATGTGATCGCTTTTACTGACCAAAGCTAGATGCGATCGCTTTTACTGACCAAAGCTAGATGCGATCGCATTTTCGAGACCACAGCTAGATGCGATCGCTTTTACCCATCACAGCTAGATGTGATCGCATTTACTGACCAAAGCTAGATGCGATCGCATTTACCCATCACAGCTAGATGCGATCGCATTTACTGACCAAAGCTAGATGCGATCGCTTTTACCGATCACAGCTAGATGCGATCGCATTTTCGAGACCACAGCTAGATGCGATCGCATTTACTGACCACAGCTAGATGTGATCGCTTTTACTGATCACAGCTAGATGCGATCGCATTTACCGATCACAGCCAGATGCGATCGCATTTCGAGATCACAGCTAGATGCGATCGCATTTCGAGATCACAGCTAGATGCGATCGCTTTTACTGATCACAGCTAGATGCGATCACATTTCCAGACCACAGCTAGATGTGATCGCTTTTACTGATCACAGCTAGATGCGATCGCATTTCCAGACCACAGCTAGATGTGATCGCTTTTACTGATCACAGCTAGATGCGATCGCATTTCCAGACCACAGCTAGATGCGATCGCATTTCGAGATCACAGCTAGATGCGATTGACCGAAACTCACGCTACGCGAACGCATTTACCGACCACAGCTAGATGCGATTGACCTTTGGTCACGGGGGGCGCGTTCGCATTTTTCCACCACAGCCCATACTCTTCCACCGATTCCCGATTCCCGACTCCCGATTCCCGACTCCCGATTCCCGATTCCCGTTCCCCTCCTGGGAGGGGTTAGGGGTGGGTTCCGATTCCCGACTCCCGATTCCCGATTCCCGATTCCCGACTCCCGACTCCCGATTCTCAATTCTTAATTCTCAATTCTCAATTCCCTCTAGTATCCACTGTCTAGAGAGGTATTTTTCACTTAGGATTGAAAATTGTTATAGTTACGGTTTATTCAACAGAAAAACAAAGGGAGCTTTTACCGAAATACCACCTGTAATTTCTGAAGCTTAAAATAGCGATGGTTAATTGAAGGTTAGACAGCTAACCAGAGTATATTTGGAGTTTAGGCAAAAGGCAATAGGCAACAGGGAAAAAATCTTGTGTATGTCATATGGTGGTGCGTTACGGGACGGGCTTTAACAGGGGCGAAGAGTCTCAAAATCATAGGCTTTCTGTCCCTAACGCACCCTACACCCTACACCCTACACCCTACTCCCTTAATAGTGGTGCGTTACGGGACGGGCTGTACCAGGGGCGAAGAGTCTCAAAATCATAGGCTTTCTGTCCCTAACGCACCCTACACCCTACACCCTAATCCCTTAATAGTGGTGCGTTACGGGACGGGCTGTACCAGGGGCGAAGAGTCTCAAAATCATAGGCTTTCTGTCCCTAACGCACCCTACACCCTACACCCTACACCCTTAATAGTGGTGCGTTACGGGACGGGCTGTACCAGGGGCGAAGAGTCTCAAAATCATAGGCTTTCTGTCCCTAACGCACCCTACACCCTACACCCTACACCCTAATCCCTTAATAGTGGTGCGTTACGGGACGGGCTGTACCAGGGGCGAAGAGTCTCAAAATCATAGGCTTTCTGTCCCTAACGCACCCTACACCTTACACCCTACACCCTAATCCCTTAATAGTGGTGCGTTACGGGACGGGCTTTAACAGGGGCGAAGAGGCGGAAAATCAGGGTGAGCCCGTCCCTAACGCACCCTACGCACTCTACACCCTACACCCTACACCCTACACCCTACTCCCTACTCCCTGCTCCCTACCCAATTGAAAACCTTTAATATAATAGTCGCTTGTTCACCAAAACCTATACACAACTTCAGGACAAATCATGAAAAACAACTCAGAAATACCAATTCCTAATCCTGCCCAAACCATGATGGCGGATGATCAAAGCATGAGCAATTTACCAGAAACCATGGATAATCAAGACCAAGGGATGGCAACCGCTCCATCGATGGAAAGCTCAGAAGAAATCATCAATATTGACGCCCAACATTCCTATCCTCCCTATCCTCCCTATAACCCACCATCCCTAACCCTTGATACAATTACTACTGTGACTATGCCAGTGCTGACTCCTGGTAACAATGGTGATGCGGTGCGATTTTTGCAGCAGATCCTAATTAGCTTGGGCTACACCATTGTTAGATTTAATGCCAATTTTGACCGATATACCTACCTAGGTGTGACTCAATTCCAACGCAACAACCGTTTGAAAGTGGATGGCGTAGTGGGCTGGCATACTTGGCGTAAGTTGGGTGAAGCGAGCGTATCCCGGCGTCGTTATTAGGGAGTAGGGAGTAGGGAGTAGGGAGTAGGGAGATGGGGAGATGGGGAGATGGGGAGATGGGGAGATGGGGAGTAAGATCAGTTTTCCCTCTTGCCTCTTGCCTCTTGCCTCTTGCCTATTCTTTATTCCCGATTCCCAATTCCCGATTCCCAATTCCCGATTCCCTCTCGATTAATCATTCGTCAAGGAAAAATTGACACAAATATCAAATATACTGCTCGCTTTGTGTATGCTTTAATTAAACAGATACCTCTCTAGCATTTTGATCGTTTCACATCTCAACTGAAAATGCTAGGGTTGATCAGATACTTTAGAAAAGTTAGCAATCAAAAAGACGACCGGATCAATTCGGTCATTTGTTATCATCCCTCTACTTAACATCGAGGACTTTCAACTGCAAGTTTTTTTGGTAAGCGCGGATTTCTCGATCCACAGTTGCTAGTGTCAAACCTTTCTCCAAAGCCTGGCTGATCAGCATCCTATCAAAGGGATCGCGATGGATCAGGGGCAATTTTGATAACTGAGTAACACTACCTTCATCAAGGTCGAGACTAGCAATTTGGTGAAGTTGACGCTGGTTTGGCAAAAACTTATCTGGTGGCTCTGGCAATGGTAGCTTACCCAGTTGATATTTGACTATTGCCTCCCAAACTGAAACAACACTCAAGTAGACTTCGTTATCTGGGTCGCGGATGATGTCTCGAACATCTGTCGATAGCATAGTGTCGCCACTGATGAACCATAGAAAAATATGCGTATCTAACAGAATTTTCACTAGTTCTCAAACTCGTCTAGAATTTCATCTGGCAACGGGGCATCAAAATCATCTGGGACTTTGAACTGGCCTATACAGAGTCCATATGGACGTAACTGCTTTTGAGGAGTAGTTTCAGACTGCTGCTGTCCATACTTGCCCAAGAGAAAATCAATGAAGTCTAATACCTGTTGCTGGAATACAGGTGGTAGCGCTTGCCATTTTACAAACAGTTCTTCCCTAGTTGCAGTAGGACTATCCATGATTTATTACCTTAAACTATAGTCCACTTTATTGTAGCTGTGAGTAAGTAGGGAACAGGCAAGAGGCAAGAGGCATGCATACAAGAGGCAAGAGGCATGCATACAAGAGGGAACGCTGAGCTGAGTCCCGATCTCCCGACAGTTTCGACAGTTGAGCTATGGGCGGCAGCCCCGCGCCCTACGCGGATATTGTGGGCGTCGGGAAGGATAGCCCGGTGATGGAGTGGAACGGAATCACCAATTAGGAATGTCTTGGCTCAGGGAAGCGAGCTATTAAGTTTTTAAGTACAACTGAATTGATTCATTCCCCTCCGTTCTGCTTCTTGTTCTAGCTTCTTTTTCTCATATTCGGTTAACCGAATTGTCATCTTTATTGTTTGAAATATGACTTGCAATTTGACTAGCTATATACTAAGATAGTAACAGGTCGATAAACCAGAGGACAAACAGAATGAGAGCTGCTTACCAGTACCGATTAAGATTAACCAAGACTCAAGTAATTCAAGTAGAGAAATGGTTAGAAATGTTGCGCTGCCAATATAACTACTTATTGGCTGACAGATTTGCCTGGTACGAACAAAATCGCTGTTCGATCAATGCATGTCCTTTGGTTTGTCATCTCCCAGAACTCAGGGATAATCCTGATTACTACTCTCAAAAACGAACTCTTCCCCAGCTCAAGCAAAATAGACCGTGGTACGGAGAAATTCATGCTCACGTTCTACAGGACTGCGTTAAACGAGTAGATTTAGCCTTTAAACGGTATCTCAAGGGCGATTGTAACGGTAGAATAAGTGGAAGACCTCGGTTTAAAGGAAAAGGCCGGTACCGTTCCTTAACTTTCCCTTCTCTTGGGAAAAACCCTATTGATGGCCACCGTTTAAAGTTACCTAAATTTGGGTGGGTCAAGATGGTTTACCACAGGTCAATCCCGGACGGCTTCAAGATTAAGACAGCTACAATTACCCGTAAAGCGGATGGGTACTATATCACCTTGTCGATCCAAGACGATACTGTACCTGAACTAATCCCTGTTGATCAGGTATCTAATCCTGTGGGGATTGATATGGGTCTTAAGTCGTTTTTGATTAAGTCTGATGGTACTGAGGTAGAGATTCCTCAATATTACCGAAAAGCTCAAAAACGGCTCAAGAAAATTCAGAAAGCCGTTAGCCGAACGAGAATTGGTAGCAATAACCGAAAAAAGGCTGTAACCAAACTAGGGAAGGCTCATAAAAAGGTAGCTGATACCCGAAAAGACTTTCATTTTAAGACGGCGTGCGGTCTGCTAGATGACCACGATCTAGTAGCCCATGAAAAGCTCAACATTAAAGGTCTAGCCAGGACTAAAATGGCTAAATCAGTTTTGGACGCTGGATGGGGTCAATTCCTGTCAATCCTCTCAGTCAAAGCCGAGAATGCTGGGCTGTTAACGGTTGCAGTTAATCCCAAGAATACTAGCCAGAACTGTTCAAACTGCGGGAAGAAAGTACCCAAAAAACTAAAAGACCGCACCCATTCCTGTCACCATTGTGGTTATATCGCAGATAGGGATGTTAATGCGGCTAAAAATATCTTGAAATTGGCGGTGGGGCATCCCGTCAGAAGTAAAGCTTACCGAGTAACCGAGGCAATGGCCGGTGTTGGTAAGAAGCCCGCGTTGTCCCGTTAGGGCAACGTCGGGAGTATGTCACAAAACCGTTGCACTGAGCACATAGTTTCGACACTCCCCCTCCGAAGTCCCTTTTCCTAATCAATAGTGATCAGAAAACCATTGCACTAGCCGTACAGTTTTGAAAACCGTTGCACTGGCCTCAAACTTTCTACACTCTTGCCGATTCCCGATTCCCGATTCCCGATTCCCTGCTCCGAAGCAGAAAACTATTGCACTGAGCAAATAGTTGAAAAAACCATTGCACTGACCACACACTTCCGACACTCTTGTCGATTCCCGATTCCCGATTCCCGATTCCCGATTCCCGATTCGCGCATTCGCGCATTCGCGCATTCCCTGCTCCCTTCTAATGGCTATACTCAAACCGTTGGCTCTGGAAGCATCATCATGCAGCAAATTCAGTTGAAGGAAGCAGAGACTAGACTCGCGGAACTACTTGAAGCAGCAGCAACAGGAGAAGAGGTTGTCATCCTCGGTATTGACATACTCACCGCCGAAGGAAGAACGGTGATTCTTGACAGATCATTGGGTTGTGCTGCCGTTCCCGTAGCGTGACCTACGGTCTCAGCAGTCTGACCATCCCTCCTTGTCCGTTTAGGGTCGTGCCGATGCCCCATGCCGACATGCATCTATATTTCTTGCAGCGTTAATATCTCTATCCTGCTCAGTGCCGCAACTCAAGCAGAGAATGGAACGAACAGATAAATCAAGTTTTCCCCATTTAAAACCACAATCTGAACAAATCTGACTAGTGGGCTCCCAGCGGCCAATAATCCTAAAATCTCTTCCATACTTGTCTGATTTTGCTTGACAAAGAGTCCTAAATTCAGACCATCCTTGCTGGCTTATAGCTAAGCGCTAACTTACGATTCTTGACCATTCCTGATACATTTAGATCTTCCAGGACTATTACTTGGTTTTCGACAACAGTCTTGGTCGATAGTTTATGCAGAAAGTCTTTTCTTTTGTTAGCTATTTCATTGTTTATTTTGGCTATTCTTCGTCGAGTTACTTCCCTGCGATTTGACCCTTTAAGCTGCTTGGCGAATTTATTCTGAGCTTTTCTTAACTTGCGATCCAGCCTTGAGTAGTCAGGGCTACGAACTTCGCTTCCGTCACTCATCACGGCAAATGTTTTAATACCTAAATCAATTCCGATACTTTGGTTCTTGGCATCGATTTCGACAGGCTCAACATCTACAACAAAACTCAAGAAATAATTATCTGTACAATCTTTGATGATAGTTACAGAACTTGGATCTGATGGTAGTGGCCTAGACCATATAGGCTTGACTACTCCAATCTTTGCCAAGTAAATACCCTCGCCCTGGATAGAGAAACCCCTACGAGTCAACCTAGCTAATTGTTTGTTGGTTCTCTTCTTGAACCTTGGAGGCTTAACTTTTCGACCTTTTCGCTTACCTTTGCAGGAATCAAAAAAGTTTTTATAAGCTATCCCCAGATCGGTTACAGACTGCTGCAAAGGAACTACTGAGACTTCAGACAACCATTGTCTTTCTTCGGTCTTCTTAGCTTGGGTAATAACTATTTTTTGTAGTTCCCCTGACTTAGGGAGCTTTTCATAATTTTTGCAAATAGCCAGAGCGTCGTTCCAGACAACCCGCACACAGCCAAACAACCTGGCTAGGTCGTTTTTCTGTTGGTCAGTTGGATAGAAACGATATTGATACCTGGCCTTCACTTGATTATCCTGTATTGGTCTGTACTAGGATTATAGTGTAGTCTACAAGATTTAACAATGGGATTCCGGAATATTGACACAGTATCACAAAGCAATCAGATGCACGCTTATATGTGTAACCAAATCCCGCCAAAAGATACTGACATCGACAAGCCTCAAAGCCATTGAAAACTCGTTCAGGGAAGTAGCCACAAAGATGAATTTTGAGGCTAGGGAATTTAATGGAGAATCCGATCATGTACACATACTGATTGAGCTTTGCTCACGCTACGCGAACGAGTACCCTCCAAAGCTATCAATTTCTCAGATAGTCAATAGTCTCAAAGAAGTATCTAGTCGCAGATACG includes:
- a CDS encoding bifunctional ADP-dependent NAD(P)H-hydrate dehydratase/NAD(P)H-hydrate epimerase yields the protein MESQNRRELIEQVVVTAEQMREIEGRIFEAGMPVAALMEKVAGLITGSIQRLYPWAENRRVGVLVGPGHNGGDGLVVARELYLQGYEIHIYCPLSKLKELTDYHARYALSLGIPFYDEIEPLYECDLIIDGLFGFGLTRSLSGSIAEAVELLNQWSQPVVSIDLPSGLHTDTGEVLGIAVRATRTLCLGLWKLAFLQDQGLDYIGEAELIDFGIPLKDIWSILGEPPDLLRVTKTVAKEFLPLPRPKVTHKYQQGHLLLICGSRQYSGAAILAGLGARASGVGMLSMAVPESIKLLVVSHLPEAVVIGCPETTAGAIAFLPELVLEKLHQPSGSYHASNQTYNAIACGPGLTKDAKDIVQGVLAAPCPIVLDADSLNILAELITIPTLLKRPGQTVLTPHVGEFRRLFPDSAELLPDRVKAVQKASQLSRSVVLLKGARSAIANPMGSVSLIPESTPALARGGSGDVLTGLVGGLMAQPLLSEHPLEAIVATAAWWHAQAGILAAQERSELGVDGGTLAEFLMTVVKGKRE
- a CDS encoding RNA-guided endonuclease InsQ/TnpB family protein, whose translation is MLMMNYTYRIYPSQDQQQIIKEWLETCRRVYNYSLRELKDWIASRKCPVDRCSLQSEYIIPADTPFPSYHRQQNNLPKAKKTNLFMSRVHSQVLQTTIRRLHDSWEAMSKRGFGFPRFKKKGQYKSFLFPQFKSNPVQNEHIKLPKIGLVPIRLHREIPEGFQVKQVRVLAKARQTQWYVVISIALDVDIPDHPAVGRAIGIDLGLEKFLTTSDNFTVERPKFFKSMQSKLKLLQRRAARKKKRSNNREKAELKVARLHQKIANSRKDFHLKTAHLLCDQAQTIFAEDLNTIGLNRGMLRKDCIDASFGQFLDLLKWVAFKRGCYFQRVDPRGTSQTCPECQITVKKDLRVREHFCPKCGYRTHRDHAAAQMVRWRGLELVPVDNSGNGNSLSSSRSVGGEILDKWLWAGIPICENGNPTLYASLSV
- a CDS encoding DUF29 family protein; this translates as MEELTLLRQLIEERNYHKALEIVDELEEMSREDKLNKIYSYAVILLLHLIKQEVEKRTTRSWEFSIYNASKTIKRVNKRRKSGGCYANQEELLEILTDAFETALKKAALEALEGRYTDSELKEKIDEEQIKEKALGLIS
- a CDS encoding DUF3368 domain-containing protein produces the protein MIVVSNTSPITNLSAIQKIDLLRQLYGVLIIPQAVYNEMVDLAYEVPGSKEVQTLSWIQTRQATNRSLVAELRLEIDAGESEAIALAIELNANRLLIDDYQARVIASRFGLKFTGILGVLLAAKKQGLITAVKPIVDDLINQAGFRVSDRLYREIVQMADEVLE
- a CDS encoding UPF0175 family protein, with product MSVVISDELLQAAKLSAADLKLEIAIMLYKQKRISIGKARELAGMHLIEFQQALSNRSICINYDREDFQQDIQTLKELGDI
- a CDS encoding DUF2281 domain-containing protein encodes the protein MGTSKSPPMVIPHDVLAVLQVLSPKQRQLVFDFAEFLLQKQRKSESEESADSPPIPG
- a CDS encoding Uma2 family endonuclease; this encodes MYQTDPPREDPKEPGLPDEFHDFQPQLLRETCQPPNYSRQEMFIATNLNVYYDSRHHLWHKRPDWFLVLDVTPAEKQEDLRWNYVVWQEGRAPFLVVELLSPGTEAEDLGQTLKSVKQPPTKWQVYEQYMRIPYYVVFDRYENQLHLFQLIVTQYHEAELSEPKFWIPELELGLGVWQGKYQETEGLWLRWYDGAGNWIETSAERAERLAEKLRTLGINPDDL
- a CDS encoding DUF2281 domain-containing protein yields the protein MQYQVFVQSQSDDKFVASVIGMPNLTVEGRTESEAILKVKSALEAQLIKGKFVTIELNLDLQPNATTPQMRYAGIFANDPTYDDLMEKLTVIREESNSVTDLLAVLQELSPEQRQLVYDFAEFLLQKQGKSETEESASSSPLPPRVFGLHAGLVEISEDFVRVA